The DNA region TCCTGTTTATGTAAGTAGAAGAGAGAAGCAGCGGGAAGTTGGGCAAAGTCATCTGTAGATTTCATAAACATTACCTTTGCCTGTTAGCTCAAaaggcctctgtgaaattctgcctCTCATATCTTTGCCGGACTTTATCTTACACAAAATCTTCACCCATCTCTAGCTTTCCTTCTCAGCGAGTAGATCTGGGTAACGCCTTCCAAGTCCTATGCTGTCCACTGGAGCCTAGCTGATGCTCCAGCTTGGTaataaatttatagaaaaataaaatggttgAGTAAGCAGTATTTTACCTCAGAAAGGAAAATAGTCTTAACAGTAGCAACACCTCCCACATAAATACTGTGATTGTCTCCGTTTTACACTTAGTTTCAGGAGATTAAAATCGTTGATTGTCTACAGCCATTTAGAAATGAATGTGTCACCTTCCCAGTTTTACCTTTTGGTTGCATACTTTTTAGATGAGAAATCTGCAAATTATGTGTAAATTAATTCTTCGGCATTAAGGACTGATTCGTCTTTCTAAGAAGGTGAAATTGGAAGACTCTGAATCTAAACATGTCGCCTTCCCGGAACTACATAAACAAAATTCTACCTCACGTTATACCTATCTTATCTGGTAAGACTCTGgcctgaaaaatgaaaaaaaaaaaaaacgaacgagtAGTTTTTGATTCCCCCAAgatcgccttttgactatgccCATTTTCCATCAgctaacaaccaaacctcttaacagtatgTCTGACAGTATgctctgtttgtttattttttcaatttatatttttcgttttgcttttggataTGTTATTTTGCTAAgttatttagtgttttaatttacttttagctatGGTTCTTATCTTTCTTTAAAGtctaaaatatttattcatttggtcTGTTCAGTGCATGATGTTTAAAAACGAAAACTTTCAACTCACAGACTAATATGGTAGTAGGACATGGCGGCCTATTGCTAGCAACTATTCTGTGTAACTGGGCATAACTTAATTATAGTATATTTCTCAGAACAAAAAACAGGACAAACTGGAGAGTATGATTCCCGTTTAGAGAATTTTAGGGACATTTTTATTTGGATGTCTTCCGTAGGTGTTAATATacttcctctatatatatagatagcatatatatattatatagagatatatatatatatagatatatatagatatatatatataagagctatatatatatatatatatatatagaatatatattagatatatatagatatatctatatatatatatatataaacttatagagagatatatcatcgagctatatatatatatagataaatatagagatatatatatatatatgatatatatatatagatatatatatatcgtatagatatatatagagatatagttatatatatagatatatatatatatagagatgatagaGTATATATGATAgaggatatatagagatatatatatatatagaatatagtatatattagtagatatagatagatatatatagatagatgatatagtaTAGATTAGAGAGaaccatatatatagagatagatattatccagatatatggatataggagatatatagatatatagtctagttatatagctatatatatatcgatatatatatagagagatgagtatatagttatatatatctatatatatatatatatatatatatgatatatatatatatatatatattatgatatatatagatattatatatatatatatatgtatatagatatatatatagatataatatatatatatatatatgtatatatattatctatatagatataagatatagatatatatataatataaatatatatatgtagatatatatagatagaatatatatatatatatatatatatatacatataatatataattatatatatattatatatatatagagatatatactaataaatactgatataatatattatagaatattatagatatatatatattatataaagataagctatgtatatatatatcatagatagacatatagatataaatatataatatataatatatattatatataatatataatatatatatataaatatatttatatatatacatattagaaaaCAATTGACCATTCGAAAAATCCCAGACAATATGAATACCTAAGCAAATATCTGTCGTTCTTTTGTAAGAATAGAGTCTGTTATGTCATAGATACATAACACTTTGGATAGCTATCTAAAATCATAAATACTTCAGAAAGTttcccaagtaaaaaaaaaaattactgaaaataactTAAGATGCACACTgcaacgcaaaaaaaagaaattattataaatatatgacaataagggatgtaatacattaaaaaacaagaataaaaagtaaaaagccacaataatgaaCATGAGCGACTGTATTTTTCAAGATACCAAATAGGTTtatatttcgaaaaaaatataGTCGCTCATACACATTATATTggcccactggttccatgcaacgtaaaagcaccatacagacagacagacagacattatattggctttttatttattattttcggtGAAAGTTTACTGATGCACCACAGATGAGAATAAAATACATTATGataatgttttaaaaatcatttaatcactaattctatttttttataatgaacatTACCATGACACTTGCAATACTTGTAAGACTTCACTTGATAATCTGTGTTGCAAACCATAGCTCCTTGTCTCTTAGTTTCACTGCGGAAATTTTCGTTTGTTGACTCTGTTGCTTCATTCAAACCATTGTAGCCAAACGACTTATAGCCTCCCAGGCATCCCGTACCTGTTCAATAGATGATATTTGATTTAAATTCGTTTAAAATATATCTAGCTTAGGAGCTTCATCCAACTGTACGTTTCAGACTGACAATGATCATTAAGTTTCCTTATCAAAGCTTGCCAGTAAGAGAATGCAAAAtttgtaatgaaaatatatcGAAAAAATTAGTTCTTTTCACAAAATGCCTCCAGTATCAGCCAGCAGGGGATACAAAGGATATGTGGGAAAACGTGAATGAAGTAGGGCAAGTAAAAGTAAGTCTGTCAACGTGGCAATGGTGGAAACTAACAGTAATAGGAAGAGAAAATGTGAAAATGCTGCAAAGaaggaacataaaacttatatagtGAACAGGAGATATAAAGGTGCACAAGAGATATATTCAGTTGTGATATGGACAGATACCAATTTTAGTAGAATGACAGAGACAAGCCATTAAAGAGCTGGCAAACTTGTCCAAGATGAAATTAAATTACACGAGAGACTTGAAACgaataaatgaaacaataatgATAGATAATACTATGAAAAAAGCAATTCGTTTTCCGTATAAGCACTGCAGACAAAGACCTGATGGACATGAATTTTGTGAAAACTGGTCAGACTAAGCAGAAGTGATAGGAACCAGAGGTTATACTAGTGGAACAGGACCTAAATGAAAACACTACTGTAAGAGTTGATTTTCAATTGGTGGCAGGCAATACACAACTATGGACATTAACAGGATAAAGAAGAGTACATTGAAATTCTACCAAAGATAAGATTTAAAGTTTCTGAGCTAGATAAAGACAAAATATGGTAATATAAAGTGTGGAGTACACCACTACAAACTGATTCATCATAAAAATCATACAGACGAAAGACTTGCTCCTATATCACACAAGATATGCCTAACACAACAAAGACATTATGTAAGTTGATAAGAAAGGAAGGGaaataagaatgaagaaaaaaaatcaccgacGTTTCATAAGAAGTTAGGAggaagaaagattatatatatatataatatatatatatatatatatatatatatatatatatatatattatatatatatatatatatatatatatatatatatatatatatatatatatatatattatatgtgtgtgtgtgtgtgtgtgtgtgtgtgtgtgtgtgtgtatgtgtgtgtgtgcatgtgtaattgtaatagccacaagtGTGGAAGTAGCAGCATAAAGATTTTTAGGTAAATCCTAACAACTTATGAagaaataataacatacatatctAGATAGATTAGAACTTTTAGGAGATTATTACGTAATCACACAACCCAACACTCATTGGTGATACCAAATGATATTTATTtggataatatataaaaaatatgtctaatattgtataaatattattttgtacttAAGTCAGGTataaaaaattcatgaaatatttacttatatataactgttaactgaGGCCCTTCTACACTGAAGTATTCTTTTCAGACATAATTAACATTGCGTGCATtccctttttataaaaaaaataattgactaaaatcttaaaaaaagtaaatttcgtTATCTCCTCAACCCATCACAGGAAGGAAGTCATTTGATAAGCAATAAAATCTGAGAAACCTTCTGAAATCAACATACACTACTTATTAAGTAATAAAACTCGGGGAGTAGTTCTTGTCAAACAAatccttaatttaaaaaaaaaaaaaaaaactcacagtagGCAATATCTGTGATGCAGGTAATGTAAAGCCATACGACCCGGTGTCTCTCAGCTCAATTGTGTATGCATAAGTAACATTCATTGCATAAGATACCCAGTCAGCAGATGTCCCAGCTGCAGGATCTGTTTAAAGGATTAGGTTTTAAAAAGTATACCTATGGTTAAGCAGTTTTAAGTTATCCTTTGGCAAAAATACTTTCTTCCCATTTCTTATCTAACAAAAACTACATTATTGCAATAGAAGAACATAGAAGAAGGTCACTATATAAGGTCAATACCAGAATATGATCATGGGCTTTGATTGTGGGGGTGAAGGAATGCCACAACTGTCtataatattcttaaattctgtaaCTACCATCTTATGGAATATCCATTTTGCAGAGTATTTGGTTGCACCCTCAAGTTTCTGAATGGCAGAATGTTATAATGAACAGTGTATGATAGCTTTCCAGATGTAAACATTTACATCATTCAAGTTCAGGCAAAGGTTTCGCCTGGAAAACCTGTCACTGACATTTGTTGACGGACCAAAGTCAACTTTCATGACTTGGACATTGATGTAGGGAGATTTCATTTTGGCATATCAATTGCATGTGAAGTGGTCCTTTGATATTGTCTTTCAGTTATGTGGCACAGATAGAAATAGATTCCTCATGTGAGTCCAAAGCCAAAGGGAAGCTTCCTTTACTTAAAAAAAGTAATGCTATTGTTACTTAACATCTTTACAATGAAAACATATAATAAAGACTCCAATCTAGGTCTTGCTTGAATAGATATGAAGTGTGCCCCATATGCTACAGGAGCTAATATTCAGTGAACTAATACCCACTGTTCCTTTGGTGGAAAGCTATCTGTACAGAACTTGATGTGCTAACCAGGTAATAGTAAATAATAGTTACTCCTATAGGAAGAGAGATGAGAAATCACAAAACCATATCAAGATGCATTCTATCATCACACCAACCTTAAGATAATGTGCCTGCCCAAAATTGCTCTTACTATCAAGTTTGCACAGTTTGCAGACGTCAACATCTTACCttacatgaaatataaatatctaaGTCCTCACCTTTCAAAACAATGGACCTAAGCCATTAGAATTGAAATCTAAATACTAAATCCATGAATGACGATCAAATATTTCCTATGAGATAAACCATAACTCCTTTAATACATGATGCTCATAGGGAAATGAATGTAGCCAATCACATTTAATCCAACATCAAATACCTGTCCCTTTGCTTAGATAGGCCGTATTAAGATGTAACCTTTAAAGAAGTTGTGCAAAGTATTGATGAGGCTGTTAGAAGTGACTATGAAGAACTATATCACCTTCTCCAACCCAGCAGAGCCTTATACCTAAAGGCAACATCACAGTGATCCTAGTAACAAATGTGTGTGGTTCCTTCAGGTGCAGCACTTCTAAAACACAAATCTTTCTTTAATGTAAATTATGAGGTATTTCTACATTTAACCAAATTGTGAAAACCACCAATTCAGTCAACCAGCTCCACTGGCAACAACTCTGCAATTTTTTACCCAGTATTAGGAACCAGGCCTAAAAATGTCAAGACTTTCCAGCAGCCAGCCTTGATAAATTCCACTTATGTGCAGTAACTTAACCTTTGACCAGTCAGGATCAAACAGACGCCTAATCAACTGTTAGTTGGTGATCATCACCTTACAGCCCCAGACTGATGTATGAATAACCAACAATAACCCTATTTTCTTTCCACTTCATCCCattatttactgtattttattGTGACCAACTCCtgctataataaaagaaaacattaacGACCTATAATTCATATTTACTCtgcatattaaatgaaaaaaatcttccAATTATGTCTTCTCATTTATTAGATGAAGAATAACTTACCAATGATAATTGCAAAACTCGCAGTAATTCTTTAATTGAGAGATAAAGAATTACTTGTCATTCGCCGCGATAATGACGGGAAACCCAGATTTTAGTGTTACTTACAAAGTGTTACAGCACCGTTGCCAACACGGTACACAGCttgagttttgtttttaatttgtccaGCCATTGCTTTAGCAGCAGTATCCTGAAATTGgaagaacaatataaaatatgTGAATTTCCATCCACAAATTAATAAAGCTGACAGGCATGAATTAATGCTTAATACAAACTTGAACTTTACTCAAATAACCCTTACCAAACGAATAATACAAAGgcaataattaagatatataaaaaattcacaatGATCTTCGGAGCAGGGTTGATGaagtatttttaagaaatttggTTGGATTTGATGCAAGTCAGAAATAAAAgttgttttcgtttcttttttacttttatacaaCCATATTGCAActcatttctaatatataatatgagaacttACCTGGCATATATTCATTAAATAGTGACTGGTTTTTATACACTACTTAGGAGTGTGAAGCCAATCATATCATTGCGTGCATTGACAATCTTTACGACTCCTTTCAattcttttttcatatagtttttcattagattttcctGTCTTCTTACAATAGATGTTGATATAATTAGAATGTTAATCTCTCAGGTATCACAATAAATTGCCATGTACGAAATTAAACACAAATATGATGGAACCGCAGGCgacagaaaatcaggaaaattttaaaactaaagaaGACTGATAGAGTAATGAGACTTTATCCGGACGTAAATTAAAATACACCATCATAGGATACTTGGAAAATAATCCAATATAGATATGTCTCATAAATATTTGGATAAACCCGCCTATATTTAACATACAGAGACCAACCAGGTTTATCATTAATCAATCTTTAACTTGTAATGTTAAAAGGGACCAaaagaaattttcattttgtgCTGGATTGCCTCAACTTTCACGTCCAAAAGTCATGGTTTATACATCTTTGAACAAAAGGATATCAACAGTGACTTACTGCAGTAACTTGATTTGGAaagtataaattatttacaaagagTAAACAATAATGGGATAGAAGACATAGAGGAAGCGAAGATATGATAAAGAGAATCGGTTGTTCCCGAGAAATCTGTACAGCTAGCAACAAGGTAAAATATACTGAAGCTTAAAGAGAGCTATTTGGAAAAAAAGCTCACTATCAAATAAGAAACTAACAGATCACGgaagaagaaaatagtgaaaatgacaaatttggtCAACATGGCTTGGTGCATAAACTTTTTAGATaacctggaaaaataaaaaaaataaaaaaaaaaatcatagcagcacaaaaacaatcaaatagattCCAGATTTTTTAATAAAGCTATCAATTTAAGTAGAGTAATCATTAgttttcacaaaataaataaataggaaatgaataaacaaataaataaataaatgaattaaataaatcaaatgaaaacagttcactgtttttttataattgcatTTAAACAGCAAATTTCTAGAAAAAATACAcattgacctatatatatatatatatatatatatatatatatatatatatatatatatatatagatatatatatatatacacacatacataaatacacacacatatatatatatatatatatatatatatatatatatatatatatgtataatatatatatatctatacatacatacgatatatatatacatatatatatatatatatatatatatatatatatatatatatatatatatatatatattgtaaaacgcAAAGTGAACAGTGTGCTGAGCAtcattatgaatatattaaatgGATCATTTGACCAAATATGTAAGTTAACACTTTTAACAGTAGGCTTCAACGTTTGATTTATTATCTTAATTAAGATAATGTAATTTCTTAAATACTTAACCATTGGCTAAACAGAAAAGGCCTAGGATTCTGGAACAATTTATATCAAGGATTTATTTCTGATACTTAACACCCAAATGCCTGTCACTTATTGCAGATGAAAAGATTCAGGGAGACTGTCATAATAAATCACTGACAAAAACAGATATTTGATCTAGTCACAATGAGCAGGAATGCAAATACTTTGACCTTACTAACAACAATAATGTTTTCTAAATTGCTGATTTGTAACTAAGTTCTTATTAATCGCTATAGAacttctaaaatatataaaagaaggaaATCTTAAGGTACCTTTAATTTTTATAGAAAGGTGATCTTACTGAATAGAATTGACTtgataaacagaaaaagaaaccaATACCACTAACTCCTGGAAAAACGTCCCAAATAAACGACTAAGAAATTCAGTTTTCTTTGCAGACTTAATGATGTTTACGTTTCATTTTCCATCCTTCAGAAGtagaaataaaattactttaaattactGAGATAATTCAATTCTACCAAAGATATGAAAGTGTAGCAAAGCtgctataataatatagataaaatgcTAAAATGACAGCCCACAAACTTTGAAATGCAAGAAAGGTTACTTTCAAACAAACATCCGGGTCTGAAGTCAAGACTTACATTTACTCAGGATTTACTTCTCCCTTTTATGTATGTCCAAGTATTTTTACTGCCTATTCCTTGTTTCTTTCCCCTACACTTCACTCGCATTACttcaataatatatcaatatattgtaccgaataaaaaaaaaaaatcttaccatGTTTGTTGTTAGAGGGTGCTTGACTTGAGTTGAGTAACTCCATCGGTAAAGTATGTATTGTCCAAAAGAGTGGAGAGTTATGTAAgcctgaaaatgaaaatgtacattAGATTCGCATCTAATTATCGTTCATAACTCCACATACATGTAGAATAAATTTACACTGAAGAGTTCTTTACTTCTTTGTGATGGTTTACCTTCTACTTGCAGTTTTGTTagcttattattaatataaatatatttcgtgTGTCCTACTAATCAGCcaatatacaagtatataaatatttaactaGGGTCCATTTATGATCTGTACCactaaatatttatggaaaattttACTAATTTTGGAAAAGCTTTATACTGAAAATTTAATCGAGTTGACTTTGGACACATACATTAAAGTATAAGTGAACCTTTACATTGACCATATATTATAAATGGAAGTAGTATTATAGCATGAAACATGATTTAAGTAACTTTGTAATGCAAATTACAGTTTACATAATACATAAACAGCAGTAAACTCCAAATAACAGGAAAAggtatttattagttttacatGTTTTAAAAACGTACTTCCATTTCAAtactttagtaaatatatttttttacaatacatAACAAAATTGCTGTTGGCCACGAtcaacttacttttttttcttttaaaaatataactttttcagtaatattacctATGAGTTAAAACTATGAATACTTACAATGGCATCAAATTGAATATCCTAGTAAGAAAAACTAACTATAcaggcaatatataatatatatatatataatatatatatataatatatatatatatatatatatataatatatataatatatattatatatatatatatatatatatatatataatatatatatatatatatatcattgaaattgttcaaaagataaaaaattacgaTCTTATTCATTAGTGTTAGTGCAAAGTAAGACATTGTTTAGCTTTGTATGCATTAAAGCAGTATTTCTTTTACTGCTGTATAAGAAAATTTCACTTTAAGTCAACACATAACTGTGCCGCATTACTTCTATAATTCTTCAGCCTTGAAAAATTAGCAAAATCAGTGGCCTAAAACAGAACATAAGTTAAAAGAGGTCATACAAACATAATCGACTTAATGGTGTGCTGGGGCTGAATAGTATACACCCCATTAAAATTCTTTTGCACGTTACATATTATATTTCAGTACCTTTTAGTTACTATCTAAAAGAATGAAAGTGACTTTACAAAACTTTATCTCTATCTTGCTCCAATACTTGGTTCCCAGTTGAGAAATCAAGAAGATTAGCACTGGGATGAATGTAAAACTGTTAATAACTAGTATCACATTAAACTGTAAGGACAATAATAAGCTGAAAGTTTTGCATTcttgtattcttttagtgcgttgtctctgtcattttgagaggtgtgccttgctcttcattttaagttcggttttaccttattttttcttttattgagtttagttttttgAAGGACATTTTAAACCTTtctggtttttaatgtgtaaatgtatttaagtgtgattcagtatttaagtttaacttagtttccattttaagttttcttatgctttgtataggtttcttttaattatgtgctcggattccttttatatagatgtcctgatgatgtgaccatgggtcaagaaacgcgttgacaataaatgtatcaaatggatgtgtatatgttcctgcgcccttctcctgcctactatagtaccctttgatgtgtggattatatatatatatatatatatatatatatatatatatatatatatatatatatatatatatatatattatatatatatatatatatatatttatatatatatatatatatatatatatatatatatatatatatatataaatatacatacataatatatatatatatatatatatatatatatatatatatatatatatatatatatatatatacatacatacatatatatatatatatatatatatatatatatatatatatatatatatatatatatatatatatatataatatcatacatatatatatatatatatatatatatatatatatataatatatatatatatatatatatatatatacatacataaagttaCAGCCAAGAAGGACAAtttaaacactggagatgctaagtaatttcgtcttattaccaagacatggtcacagctactaaagatatacagaagcaatGGCCTATATAAATGGGGGGCC from Macrobrachium nipponense isolate FS-2020 chromosome 36, ASM1510439v2, whole genome shotgun sequence includes:
- the LOC135203252 gene encoding carboxypeptidase B-like, yielding MRLGASSDPCNQVYKGTSAFTEAESKTLRDVMLPLNGKVKAYITLHSFGQYILYRWSYSTQVKHPLTTNMDTAAKAMAGQIKNKTQAVYRVGNGAVTLYPAAGTSADWVSYAMNVTYAYTIELRDTGSYGFTLPASQILPTVRDAWEAISRLATMV